A genome region from Rhodopirellula islandica includes the following:
- a CDS encoding MotA/TolQ/ExbB proton channel family protein yields the protein MGIAVLWSALLITAVPSPFLSQSVSAQEGAEPTGATQGIVDAADIQSVMNDEPTQQPGSDQPSGIDLLSLIARGGRFMIPIGLMSMLVVTLSVERTLSLRTEKILPRSLVNQISDLAATHETFPPSTAQEICTENPSPAARVISSMLMRTGQPLGDIERAAGEALQREADRYASPVRWLTLAAAATPLMGLLGTVWGMIVAFHESSTLTADRSRSEQLSEGIYTALVTTLAGLTVAIPAAILAQYLENRIAKLFHRIEELAFTIAPGLVRFVGRSRMDAEGQLRPLDNGAPPPVTVHSPPPVTTS from the coding sequence TTGGGCATCGCTGTCCTTTGGTCCGCGTTGCTGATCACCGCGGTACCAAGTCCGTTCCTATCGCAATCGGTGTCCGCTCAAGAAGGCGCCGAACCGACGGGTGCCACGCAAGGCATCGTTGATGCCGCGGACATCCAGTCCGTGATGAACGACGAACCCACGCAGCAACCCGGTTCGGACCAGCCCTCCGGAATTGACCTGCTGTCACTGATCGCGCGTGGCGGACGGTTCATGATCCCCATCGGACTGATGAGCATGTTGGTCGTGACGTTGTCGGTGGAACGGACGCTGTCGTTGCGAACCGAAAAAATCCTGCCGCGATCACTGGTCAACCAAATCAGCGATTTGGCCGCGACGCACGAGACATTTCCACCCAGCACCGCGCAAGAGATTTGCACCGAGAACCCGTCTCCTGCCGCGCGCGTGATCTCGTCGATGCTGATGCGCACGGGGCAACCACTGGGCGACATCGAACGCGCCGCGGGCGAAGCCTTGCAACGGGAAGCGGATCGCTACGCCAGCCCTGTGCGTTGGCTCACGCTGGCCGCTGCCGCGACCCCGTTGATGGGATTGCTGGGGACCGTGTGGGGCATGATTGTGGCCTTTCACGAATCCAGCACGTTGACGGCAGACCGCAGCCGTAGCGAACAATTGTCAGAAGGGATTTACACAGCCCTGGTGACCACGCTGGCTGGACTGACCGTCGCGATCCCTGCCGCCATCCTCGCCCAGTACCTTGAAAACCGAATCGCCAAGTTGTTTCATCGCATCGAAGAATTGGCGTTCACCATCGCGCCCGGATTGGTGCGTTTTGTAGGCCGTTCGCGAATGGACGCGGAAGGTCAACTCCGCCCACTCGACAACGGGGCACCACCGCCGGTGACCGTCCACTCACCGCCCCCTGTCACCACCTCGTGA
- a CDS encoding ExbD/TolR family protein, which yields MAVQLKRSNVAGTLSLTPLIDVVFLLLIFFLVTSEFEDEERRLDIVLPSATSAVPMTSKPREVVVDIDADGTVYLRGKSTPLKELERLLQKAVASNPTNQTVVIRADQNASFQPVVNVMDVCNRTGVSDYSVSTKDGPAG from the coding sequence ATGGCTGTTCAACTCAAACGCTCCAACGTTGCCGGAACACTCAGTCTGACCCCATTGATCGATGTGGTCTTTTTGCTGCTGATTTTCTTTCTGGTGACCAGTGAGTTTGAAGACGAGGAACGCCGGCTCGACATCGTGCTGCCGTCAGCGACCAGCGCCGTTCCGATGACCAGCAAACCACGCGAAGTCGTGGTTGACATCGATGCCGATGGGACCGTTTACCTGCGCGGCAAATCCACCCCGCTGAAAGAACTCGAACGACTGCTTCAAAAAGCGGTCGCCAGCAACCCGACCAACCAAACGGTGGTGATCCGCGCCGACCAAAACGCCAGCTTTCAACCGGTGGTGAACGTCATGGACGTGTGCAATCGCACTGGAGTGAGCGACTATTCGGTCTCCACCAAAGACGGGCCAGCGGGCTGA
- a CDS encoding DEAD/DEAH box helicase, which translates to MDPVLNKFEDLGLSGPLLQGLEQAGYETPTPIQAQSIPEILDGNDVLGAAQTGTGKTAAFALPILQIMWEDDQERREPSNRRGGRPGRRPIRTLVLSPTRELSAQIEANFRIYGKKTRLRSTVIFGGVNQNPQVRELQSGVDTLVATPGRLLDLVSQGFVDLKDVEILVLDEADHMLDMGFLPDVKRILKLLPRDRQNLLFSATMPGPIRKLADEILVDPITIQIAPQKPTVERIEQSICFVAQADKPRLLNHFIETKATGSTLVFTRTKHGADAVARRLVKAGVKAAAIHGNKTQANRVRTLNKFKNDELDVLVATDVAARGIDIDGIQTVINYDTPNTPEAYVHRIGRTGRAGREGETVMFCGGHETKFFIAIEREIKLQIPVATGLPGCQPRPLQDPGSGDKSNSRSGGRSGGGGRSRSSSDHQGGSGSGGSKPGGGRRRGRAAGSVSGRGSTVGRKSAGGEASKSGGGSKNGRGRGGRPSSR; encoded by the coding sequence TTGGACCCTGTTTTGAACAAATTTGAAGATTTAGGGCTGTCTGGCCCTTTGCTGCAAGGCCTCGAGCAAGCCGGCTACGAAACTCCCACCCCGATTCAAGCTCAGTCGATCCCCGAAATTCTTGACGGCAACGACGTCCTGGGTGCCGCGCAAACTGGCACGGGAAAAACGGCGGCGTTTGCACTGCCCATCCTGCAGATCATGTGGGAAGACGATCAGGAACGGCGAGAGCCGTCCAACCGTCGTGGTGGTCGCCCCGGAAGGCGCCCCATCCGCACGCTCGTGCTGTCCCCGACCCGCGAATTGTCGGCTCAGATCGAGGCGAATTTCCGGATCTACGGCAAGAAGACTCGGCTTCGCAGCACGGTCATTTTCGGAGGTGTCAACCAAAATCCACAGGTTCGCGAACTGCAATCCGGTGTGGACACCTTGGTGGCCACGCCCGGTCGATTGTTGGACTTGGTCAGCCAAGGGTTTGTGGATTTAAAAGACGTCGAGATCCTCGTTCTGGACGAAGCGGATCACATGCTCGACATGGGGTTCTTGCCCGATGTCAAACGCATTTTGAAACTGCTGCCTCGCGATCGGCAGAACCTGTTGTTCTCCGCGACGATGCCCGGCCCGATTCGCAAATTGGCCGATGAGATCCTGGTCGATCCGATCACGATCCAGATCGCACCGCAAAAGCCAACGGTCGAGCGCATCGAACAGTCGATTTGCTTTGTCGCCCAAGCTGACAAGCCGCGATTGCTGAATCACTTCATCGAAACGAAGGCCACTGGGTCGACGTTGGTGTTCACTCGCACCAAGCACGGCGCCGATGCGGTGGCGCGTCGATTGGTCAAAGCCGGTGTCAAAGCGGCGGCGATTCATGGCAATAAAACGCAAGCCAATCGTGTGCGGACGCTGAATAAGTTCAAGAATGATGAACTGGATGTGTTGGTGGCCACCGACGTGGCCGCTCGCGGCATCGACATCGATGGCATTCAAACGGTGATCAACTACGACACCCCCAACACTCCCGAAGCCTACGTGCACCGCATTGGTCGAACGGGGCGAGCGGGCCGTGAAGGCGAGACCGTCATGTTCTGTGGCGGCCACGAGACCAAGTTTTTCATTGCGATTGAACGCGAAATCAAGCTTCAGATTCCGGTTGCGACTGGACTGCCCGGTTGCCAGCCTCGGCCGCTTCAGGACCCAGGTTCGGGCGATAAATCGAACTCTCGTTCGGGCGGCCGATCCGGCGGCGGAGGTCGTTCGCGATCTTCTTCCGACCATCAAGGTGGTTCGGGCAGCGGTGGATCCAAGCCCGGCGGCGGACGTCGCCGTGGACGTGCTGCAGGCAGCGTCAGTGGTCGTGGCAGCACGGTCGGACGCAAGTCCGCAGGCGGTGAAGCCAGCAAGTCCGGTGGCGGTTCCAAGAACGGTCGCGGACGTGGCGGACGACCTTCGTCACGCTGA
- a CDS encoding prenyltransferase/squalene oxidase repeat-containing protein: MWPLDLALVSLTGLILYMILGYLSFDDPRPLYNAWTYVIAVPLVGAGLAFGLHQVASKYVQKSFQLGFLFSIFVHLLLIVLAVRWVIFPHYFPEAFAGVKPDRSPIRKTVPEYLFQKPDESNAVTPDWSQPVDAETTSQVIPLEQRQMPPVKRSAPRLEIPRPNQEQPREPEKFLMERAQPEMAKPQPSESPSRLARRRQPTEPTPQSQSAPQAPEIDTAVAPTAEQMPAEKSTSAAAKRQRSGASVAMSADMSPAPTQDTTPMPTPTMRAMAESMPTVGSAGLARERSQRQRPTRQSAAGAAPTPPTVSIAKVEVDAERMLTPELAPIQRTSQAVGANVTLSPGESAMAAVDNAPKTGQGNLPQAARLATMAGMPEATNQALSRPRSAKRRSVGQRTGSTGPGPDSGAIAAMLADATDDGSAPGEASDAATDRMQNDDGPSRDVARSAESSWNELAMTADPVFDLNAPEGPAGLSIERADKAGIVPSDEPVEMAALDLTRGQRQRRDVGGPVTPAGLSIAAVEQFSRRVQRTNGGAAPAPAGMVGPATEEAIELGLAFLASLQNEDGSWALQGHGEDVILQSDTAATGMCLLAFQGAGYTHRQHQYASVVAKGLKFLIDNQRTNGDLYRRENPLSDQNVAFYSHGIAALALCEAYGMTQDSELREPAQMCLNYIEATQHRQRGGWRYTPQVSSDTSVTGWMMMALKSGELSGLDVSPDTYAGINRWLELAKASPTERDRYRYNPFAPDTPAQAHGRRPSPTMTAVGILMRMYSGWSRENEDMQSAADYIAKFPPSVGTNRVPQRDTYYWYYATQVMFHMGGEHWENWNQYLNPVLIDSQIKRGPEAGSWDPELPVPDRWSAHGGRLYVTAMNLLNLEVYYRHLPIYEETGAQPTP, translated from the coding sequence ATGTGGCCGCTCGACCTGGCCTTGGTTTCGTTGACCGGCCTGATCCTGTACATGATCTTGGGTTACCTCTCATTTGATGACCCAAGACCGCTGTACAACGCCTGGACTTACGTGATCGCGGTGCCGCTGGTCGGTGCTGGACTTGCGTTTGGCCTGCACCAGGTCGCGTCCAAGTACGTTCAGAAATCGTTCCAGCTTGGGTTCCTGTTCAGCATCTTCGTGCACCTGCTGTTGATCGTGCTGGCGGTGCGTTGGGTGATCTTCCCCCATTACTTCCCGGAAGCCTTCGCCGGGGTCAAACCCGATCGTTCTCCGATCCGCAAAACAGTTCCGGAGTACCTGTTTCAGAAGCCCGATGAATCCAATGCGGTGACGCCTGACTGGTCCCAACCCGTGGATGCCGAGACGACATCCCAAGTCATTCCGCTCGAGCAGCGGCAGATGCCACCGGTGAAACGTTCCGCGCCGCGACTGGAAATCCCTCGCCCCAATCAAGAGCAACCGCGAGAGCCAGAAAAGTTCTTGATGGAACGCGCTCAGCCGGAGATGGCCAAACCGCAGCCCTCGGAGTCGCCATCTCGCTTGGCTCGACGACGACAACCGACCGAGCCGACGCCTCAGTCACAGTCTGCCCCTCAAGCCCCCGAGATCGACACTGCAGTGGCGCCGACGGCAGAGCAAATGCCTGCCGAGAAATCGACGTCTGCGGCGGCCAAGCGTCAACGCAGCGGCGCCAGCGTCGCGATGTCAGCGGACATGTCGCCAGCTCCCACCCAAGACACGACACCGATGCCGACCCCGACAATGCGAGCGATGGCGGAATCGATGCCGACGGTTGGGTCCGCAGGGCTGGCTCGTGAGCGCAGCCAACGGCAGCGTCCCACGCGGCAATCCGCTGCCGGAGCTGCCCCCACGCCACCAACCGTCTCGATCGCGAAAGTGGAAGTCGACGCGGAACGCATGCTGACACCGGAACTGGCTCCGATTCAAAGAACCAGCCAAGCGGTGGGCGCCAACGTGACGCTTTCACCCGGTGAATCCGCCATGGCCGCGGTCGACAACGCGCCGAAAACGGGGCAGGGCAACCTGCCTCAGGCAGCGAGATTGGCCACGATGGCGGGGATGCCCGAGGCAACCAACCAAGCACTCAGCAGGCCACGATCCGCCAAACGCCGAAGCGTTGGCCAACGCACGGGCTCCACCGGACCGGGCCCCGATTCGGGAGCCATCGCCGCGATGCTGGCCGATGCCACCGACGACGGCTCCGCGCCGGGCGAAGCGTCCGATGCGGCCACGGACCGGATGCAGAACGACGATGGCCCGTCGCGTGACGTGGCCCGCTCTGCCGAATCGTCATGGAACGAATTGGCGATGACGGCGGACCCTGTCTTTGATCTCAACGCTCCGGAGGGTCCAGCGGGATTGTCCATCGAGCGAGCGGACAAAGCGGGCATCGTCCCATCCGATGAACCAGTCGAAATGGCCGCGTTGGATCTCACCCGGGGCCAGCGTCAACGACGCGATGTCGGTGGACCAGTCACTCCCGCAGGTCTGTCCATCGCAGCCGTGGAACAGTTCAGCCGGCGTGTTCAACGCACCAACGGCGGCGCCGCGCCCGCGCCTGCAGGCATGGTCGGCCCCGCCACGGAAGAAGCCATTGAACTTGGACTCGCGTTCCTCGCTTCGCTGCAAAACGAAGATGGCAGCTGGGCACTCCAAGGGCACGGCGAAGACGTGATCCTGCAATCCGACACGGCCGCGACAGGCATGTGCCTGCTGGCGTTTCAAGGTGCTGGCTACACCCACCGGCAACATCAGTACGCCTCTGTTGTCGCCAAGGGCCTGAAGTTCTTGATCGACAACCAACGCACCAACGGTGATTTGTACCGTCGTGAAAATCCGCTGAGCGACCAAAACGTTGCCTTCTATTCCCACGGAATCGCAGCCTTGGCATTGTGCGAAGCGTACGGCATGACCCAAGACAGCGAACTGCGTGAACCAGCCCAGATGTGCCTCAACTACATCGAAGCAACTCAGCACCGACAACGCGGCGGATGGCGTTACACACCGCAGGTCAGCAGCGACACCAGCGTCACGGGCTGGATGATGATGGCCCTCAAGAGTGGCGAATTGTCCGGGCTGGATGTTTCCCCGGACACTTACGCTGGGATCAATCGCTGGCTGGAACTGGCCAAAGCCAGCCCCACGGAACGGGACCGCTATCGCTACAACCCGTTTGCTCCCGACACGCCTGCCCAGGCTCACGGACGCCGCCCATCACCCACGATGACTGCGGTGGGCATTTTGATGCGAATGTATTCCGGCTGGAGCCGCGAGAATGAAGACATGCAATCGGCGGCAGACTACATCGCCAAATTCCCACCCAGCGTTGGGACCAACCGAGTCCCGCAGCGAGACACTTACTACTGGTACTACGCCACCCAAGTCATGTTCCACATGGGCGGTGAGCACTGGGAGAACTGGAATCAGTATCTCAATCCGGTCCTGATTGACAGCCAAATCAAACGCGGTCCCGAAGCAGGCAGCTGGGATCCAGAACTACCCGTTCCCGATCGCTGGAGCGCTCACGGCGGGCGCTTGTACGTCACCGCGATGAACTTGCTCAACCTGGAAGTCTACTACCGGCATCTGCCGATCTACGAAGAGACCGGCGCTCAACCAACGCCTTAG